The Gossypium arboreum isolate Shixiya-1 chromosome 4, ASM2569848v2, whole genome shotgun sequence DNA segment GCGGTGATTTTGGATGCTATTGGTGAAATATCAGGAAGGGTGAAAGGGATAAACCTTATTGATTTGCTAACAAGGTAGGTTTTTGGTTTAAGAATATTTTCCAATTGTAAAATTATTTGATGTTTTTTAAAGCTTTAGGATTTCAAACGATTGTCTAATGTTCCAGGGATATAGTTGATTTGATAGGGGACCACTTGGATCTCTTTAGAAGAAACCAAGCTGCAATAGGTGTTGATGTTATGGTAACATTGTCATCTGAGGAGAGGGATGAAAGACTGAAACACCATCTTCTGGTTTCTGAAGAGCTTCATCCTGCATTGATTTCACCAGAGAGTGAGTACAAGGTGTGAGTGGAGTGTTCCAAAGAAAACACATTTTGctttttcattttatgttttTCTTTGTTTGATTCTGTGTGTTTTTCCAGGTTATTCAGAAGCTTGTCGGTGGAATTTTAGCAATAGTATTGAGACCGCGAGAAGCTCAATGTCCTCTAGTTCGAACTATTGCCCGTGAGATTGTAACTTGCTTGGTATTGCAACCTCTTTTGAAATTGGCAAGCCCTGGGTAAATTATTAAGCTATAATTTGTTGTGTGTTTAATTCTAAGATAGTTATTAGTTCTTCATTTTAAGTTGCAGTTACGGTTATCTGAGTTAGCCTAAACTTTTAGGTCTAGATTTTTGGCGGTTGATTTGGCAATGCATTCTTATTAAGTGTTTAGAATATAAGCCATGATGCTTGGAATTGCACTCTTAGTCTTGACCAATTTAGGTAAAAGAATAGGCAGAGAATGTTTAGAAGTTACTCGTGACGATTCATTTTTCCTGGGTATAAATAAGCTTTGACCTTTTCCTTAATAAAGTTTCCTCCACCTTTTTCCCTTTTATGTTTTGTTCTCAGGTATATCAATGAAGTGATTGAACATGTTCTACTTGCCATTAAAGATGATACAAATAAGATGGTGGTTGGTTCTGATCAGCCTTCAGTAGGAGTACATGGTGATGATTCTACCTCATATAAAAAATCGTCAACAAACAGTCAAGGGGCTGATTTGACTTTAGCTAGAATTGATGATAGGAAAGAAACATATTCAGATTGTAACAGATATGAGGAAGAATCAGTACAGCCTCGACCAGCTGATTGGGCTCGAATATTAGAGGCAGCAACTCAAAGAAGAACTCAAGTTCTTGCCCCTGAAAATCTTGAAAACATGTGGACAAAAGGAAGAAACTACAAAAAGAAGAGCAAACATGAAAAAGCAGGATTTCAAGAATCTATTACAAAGGATTCTGTGACAAAGAGTGCAGTATTAACAGGGAATTCAGGCAGTGAAATCTCTACCAGCAAGTTTGGAACTTCAACTGGAAGGGAAGAGAAAAATGTGATGCAGCTGATGCCTGTTTTAAGTAATGACACTCAGTTATGTGATGATAACACTACCAGCAAGAAGTTGGGATCGGAGTTTAACAAGTCATCATCATTTGAAGGAGATCATATTGTCGAAAAACATACTGATGCTAGCAAGCAAGCTGCTGATGGAAATAAGAATAGGCTTAGGAGATCCAGCAGTACCTCTGACTTGAAAGTTAAACCTGATATAAAGAAGGCACTTACAGGAGATATTGGAAGGCCAATTACTTCTGAGTTCTACAGCCATGATGTTGGCAGGCATAGTGAAGAATATAGTGGCAAGATTGCCTCTAATATGGTGCTTCACAATGAGGAACCACACACTCCAAAGCTTAGATGTCGGGTGAGTTTTCCCGTAAAAATTGGTGTAAGTTATGCTAATTCAAATTTGAACTGCCAGATGAATCCAAATGTGACATGGAATCTAAATTAAAACAGCTTCTTGAGCTTGATGATGTTGAAACATGATATGTGATTGATTTGCCATTCTGTGTCTACCTCTGCAGGTTATTGGAGCATACTTTGAGAAACTTAAATCAAAACCATTCGCAGTTTATTCAATTGCTGTGACAGATGCGGAAAACAGAACTTGGTTTGTCAAGAGAAGGTTTTATCTCACCGaactcttttttttccttttaaaaattaaaaaaaaaaatccatttgTTTAAGGGTCTTTACTTGTTTGATTGCCCCTTTGATATTTTAAAGTCTTCAGAGTTTAAATCTCTACATGTTTGTCAGAAGAGAAAAACATAAATCTccaaaattttgattgattttctttttgagtgattacttttttttttgttttttttttcagataCAGTAACTTTGAACGGTTGCATAGACATCTTAAAGAAATTCCTAATTATACATTGCATTTACCTCCCAAAACAATATTTTCATCAAGCACTGAGGACGCTTTAGTTCATCAGCGCTGCATTCAGCTTGACAAATATCTGCAAGTAATTTATTTCATAGCGGTTTTTTTTTTTCCTGGTAAGATATTTACTTTTAAACCTGTTGCTTCAGCTAAGCCACCTTTTTGCAGGATCTGTTGTCTAAAGCCAATGTGGCTGAACAGCATCAAGTGTGGGATTTTTTAAGTGTTTCCTCAAAGGTTTGTGTGTATCTTTGTGGCGTAAGGTGCTACTTTGTTTCCTGTGGGTAGGAATGAATGACATCTGATTCATGTTGTGGTTGTCTTTTGCTTTTGAAGAATTACTCTTTCGGAAAATCTTCTTCGGTGATGAGAACCCTTGCTGGTATGTTGTTCCGCTTCTTGGTTATCACTTAGCATGCTATTCTTGCTGTTTATACATGGGTTCCAGCTGTTTTACTTAAACACATCAAGATTGTCCTGAAAAAAAGGTTTAGAGATGCTCCAAGTGGGCTTCTAGAAGTTTAGGAATGCAATCGTGTGCATTACATTTCCGTCTAAAAGTACAGTTGTCTGCTGGATGAGGTGTAGCAGTATTACTTGTTTCACCTTTTACACTGATTCGCTTTACGTATCTCTACTTCCAGAGATTTCATGTCTTGGTACTCTGTTAAAATTCTGTAGCTGGttcttatatgtgtgtgtgtgttgtGGGAAGATGCTTGCAAATCCAGCTCTTTGAGCAGGGACCTTTGCATATATCATTAAGCTAATTGGATTGATGCAAttcaatatttttcattttacttGCTATggtttaattttaaatgatttgagAGTAAAAATAACATAGTTGTGTTACTGTTCTTCTCACTGTGAACTCTTTAGTATCACATGAATATTTGAATCTATATGCTTGGTTGTCTTACGGCCAATTATGTTAGAATCGTAAATGATTATCCTTTGTCGATTTTACTGAAAATCATACATGGATCTTTTGGTTATTGGTTTGATTCTACCACTATGGTCTAGAATTTGGTTTTAACTTGGCTGATTTCTTGCTTAATATTTTGACCATTTTTATTGCAGATTACTTCCTGACTTTTTTCCATTTCTCCTGTTTATAAACAGTCAATGTAGATGATGCTGTGGACGACATTGTACGCCAGTTTAGAGGAGTATCAGATGGCTTAATGCGCAAAGTTGTCGGTTCATCTTCTCTTCCTATTGAAGCCTCTTCTTCAGCTGACAGGACCTTGTCATGGAATGCAGATGAGATGGCTAAAGACATTTCTAGGCAAAGTAACTTAGAAACAGTGAATAGTGCTTCTGACAATGACGAACGGTACAAGGATGGTAGCCATGGTCAGGATGATAGATCTGGTCCACAAGGTCATGGCTCGCATTCAGAGGATGAATTGAACTCAAAGAGTTTGCCACCAAAGGTGATAGAACAAGGTGGAGAGCCTGACAATTTTGTTCCTGAGAAACAGGATTTAGGTGTGAAACCTGAATTCCTTGGCCAGGGTGGATTTCCTGAAGTAAAATTTTCATCAACATCTAGCCCTTGGGAGGATCCAGTTGGAATGCCCCCCGAGGTAGCATGCTTTAGCGCtgtttttttatttatctttttagttCCTACTGATAATATGATTTTAGCTTATTCTAAGACATTTTTTGTCACCAATACTTGGAAGTTCAAATGTTTACCTATTGATTTTTGTGCAGTGGACACCACCTAATGTTAGTGTACCTTTGCTGAATCTAGTTGATAAGGTGTTTCAGCTGAAGAGAAGAGGCTGGCTAAGGTGAGCTAAGTTTTGATTATTTCCATAGTtttgaattaattaattgttgaaaTGTTGTATTCTACCATTCGGTAAGTATAATTTGGAAAGATTCTCATAAAATGATATTGGTCCTTGGACTGAGGTATTACTAATGTTTCTTTACCTGTAATTTTGATTAGTTTGTAAATTATGTGGTCATTTTAGTCTAGATTGATTATTAAGGGTATATTCTGTTTTGTAGCATAGGAGTGGACTGGTTGATATGGTGAGTTGATTATTTATCTTGGAACcagcaaaaataataatatcttCTTGAGTAATCTGTTGTTCAATCTTTTATGAAAAAGGTTGCATGATGAAACACTGCTAACATAGATTTAAATGCATCAGACTACTGGCATGCTTGAATTATCAATTACTGCTTCAAGCCTTTTTCTTGTTTCCTTTTATCCAGTGGTAATTGTCTGGTCTTTCAGTGTGTGTGATCTTGTTAAACTTTAATTGCATGTTATGATGTTCTAAAATGACACTTTTCTAGAATAATTTTGCATAAACATGTGTATTATTTCATTATTGCAGAAGACAGGTCTTTTGGATATCTAAGCAAATATTACAGCTGGTGATGGAGGATGCCATTGATGACTGGCTTTTGAGGCAGATTTATTGGCTTCGGAGGGAAGACACTGTTGCCCTAGGCATTCGATGGGTTCAAGATGTAAGTGCTAAACACTTTAGAAGCATTGTAATTTAACTAAGACTGTTAATTGGCTCAGCATCTGATGCTGTAAAAGCATGACTTTTGTCATTAGGGTCTGCTTAGTTTAGTTGAAAAGTGGAAGGGTTGGAAGAGTAGAATTGAAAAGAGGagagaagaaacaaaataaacTTTCAATTTTCTTTCCTCTTGTTACCTAGTAAAAAGACTTGAATAGCCATGCACAAATCTTCTATTTCTATTAATGACCTATTTTTCTCCCAGGTTCTATGGCCAGGTGGTACGTTCTTTACAAAATTGGCGAACATTCAGAGCAAACTTGGTGATACTCAACAGCCGAACCAGCAACTTTCAGGGACCTCCAGCGAGTTTAGTGGGAGTAATGTCTCTAAACCTCGGTCCTTTGAGCAACAACTTGAGGCTACTCGTAGAGCTAGTGACATCAAAAAAATGCTTTTTGGTAAGTATGTTTTTTGCGTTAGTGGTATCTTCTTGTCATCAGATCAGGGGTTTACATACTTGCCATCCGCTCAATAGTTGCTTCAGATGGTTTACAATGTTTTTGGAACCAAATCGGTGGTTGAACCAATCAAACCACCAGTCTAGGCAgttcaaaggaaataaattattaaaaaattcaaaaataaaaaattattaaaaaaaccaGTTCAATCatcaattcaatcgattttttagCCCGGTTTAAACAGTCCGTACTGGTTTGTGAGTTAACTGATTTTATATCTCACACCAGACCGGTACTCCGACAGGTTCCCGGTCTACCCAGCCTGATTCAGACAACACTGATGGTTTAGAATTAATTCCTTAGTGCAGAGTCCAATGGTCATGTTTCTAACTAAAACCTCTCACGTCACTTGTGTCTGGTTATCTTAACTGGCTTGTTGATATTAGCCCATGTTGTGAAAAATCATTGACCATGTTTATTATTAACATGGTTCATGATCAGGTTATTTGTAATTATACCTTTATCTTCCCTGGAGCTACACTAAAAGATTTGACCTTTTCGGGCAGATGGAGCTCCGACGACCTTAGTTAGCTTGATCGGGCATAAACAATATCGACGATGTGCAAGAGACATTTATTATTTCACTCAGGTTGAGTTTTTATCTTTCTGCcagtaaaatttgtgtattttctttttagttttcaACATTTTAGACTTTCTGAAAGCATTTATATGCCATTATCCATTGCAGTCCACAATATGTGTGAAGCAACTTGCTTTTGCGATATTAGAACTTCTACTCATATCTATTTTCCCCGAGATGCGGGAACTTGTGAAGGATCTTCATGGCAAGAAACAAATTAAAGTCACGCAGGATTTCCGTTTTGGATGATCGGACTCAAGGAACCTGAAAAATACCGATGTAAGTCTACTAGTACCATTCCTCGCAGTCATGTTGACACTAAATTTAGACTTGACCATTCATATACTTGTGTTGTGTTCATATAATATTTTTCTCCGTGTTGTGTCCAACATTTCCAGTGTTGATTAGGAAATGGTTTCTGTTATCATATTGTAAATGTAGATATTATGGTCTGTACAGAAATCAGTTCATCGCCGTGAAGTAggaatttggtgttgattttgTGTCGGAATTTTTGGAACATTTAAGAAACATAGTGACTGATAACCTTTATTGATTCGTAATGGAAATTTATGCCTCTATTTGATTGTTTATCAATTAATGGGATATGTAATTAGGGATGGCAAAAAATCTGAAACCGACGGATTCCAACTCAATCCGACTTAATAGGGTcggatttttcttttcttctgaAATGAGGTCAAGTCGggttgggttaattttgaaatttgtatgaattttttttttcgaGTCAAATTCAAATAGCTGATGATCATTTGTATCTCATTTATGCTTCTAGTCTTAAGATTGAGAGTAGGCAGTTCAAGAAATAGAAAgactaaaaatgatcaaattacaaTAAAGATTAAATCCATACAAAATACATAGTATGGGGATTTTTTATAGTTTGACCATAAATAAAAGGATCTACTTTTGCTGTGTGATAATAGCTGGGTCACAAGTTATCATGGAGGTTTTCAAAATTAGAACGGCGGTCGAATTGGTTAGGTAATTGATTTATTGGTTTgggtaattttattaaataactcATTAGAAAATACAAAAATAACAAATACTAAGAATTGATTCAATTGATTTAATTGACAGTTTAATTGGGtttttaatttggttcaattGATCTTTAATAATTTATGATTCAATCAATCTAAAATTTTTCTCTCACTACAAAATCTCAATTATTTGCTATCAAGTATCTCTTTTAAAATTTACGAGAAAATTAATATTGTAAAATACAAAAAAAGTATGAggataaaaattttgattttaatttaatcaaaatttaataataCAAAGTATTGTGTCTTCCTAAATTATTTGCGTTTGATTAGAAAgaataattcaaatattaaataatttgatTGGAATATATTAGTGCTTGATTATAATAATTTAtaagtttaaaattaattaaagcattaaaatattcgacttcacttattattagataattaaatttaattataaataaattaattaataaattttgataaatatattaataatgcttgaattaaaattttaaataaaaataaaaatttaatttttaatttttaaaatataaaattaaatcttaaatttatcaAAAAACAAGTACACCATTATATAGAATCAAAATTACTATTCGAACTCCCCACTTAGCTCAAATTACACGTGGATTTCCACTCAGTGAGTGAGTAAGTGAGTCCACAAATGCGATAAAAACTCGGCTCAACTTTTAAGCTCAAGGGTTTCTTTTAGAGCACcagagaagaaaaaagaaaaagaaaaatcagTAGTAAAAAAGCAGAAAGAAGAAGGGAAGACCCAGATCTCAAATCTCTTTCTATCAATGAAAGGatgtaatatatatattgtatatatagaTAGATACACAAAGAGTAGAATTACATATAATTTGAGAAAGTAAGCTGTTGTCCTTCAAATTCAACATCATTTCATATGGTTTTGAAATTGAGCTGACCATTTTCTCCAAAATGCCACGCCCTTTTTTCCATAAGCTTATTCTCTCCACTACCCTTCAACACAAGAAACTGGTAAATTACTAATAAAACCcccaaattctttcttttttctttcagtCTCCATTTTTGTTTTTGGTTATGGTTTTATCtgattttttttgtgtgtgtgtggggGGTGAGCAAGTAGTCTTGAAAAATGATAGaatgatggaaattgattttgggttttgtttgttttgtgttttattattattattaactttttTTAATGGCAAAGTAGAAACCTTGGGAGCTTCGAAATCCCAGTGTTGGAGTCTCATTTTATGTAAATGTGTGGATTTTTTGAGTTAAGTTTGTTATTCAGTACTTGTAACGAGTTATTATGACTGAAACTGATGATATGATTATAACttcaaattattactatttgttagattttagggtttagggtttctttttcctttcattttaGGGTTCAGTTTTGCAGGAAATACTGTGTCCTGAAACAAGTGTAATCGAACTTTTCCATTTTTTTCTTGAAGCATCCGTGTGTCCGTCACGCAGGTCCGAGTCCTTGTCATGTAGCCGAACAGAGTGAAATGCTTGTTGTTTGAAATTTTAAGTGGTGTGATGGTTCAGTTTAATGGATTTCATTAGGTGGAAAAAAGGTTGAAAGGTGTAAGTTAAATAAGTTTGCCTTGTAAAATTTTAGTTTATCTCTCATGATCTCTTTGCATTTGAGTGAAACCTTACTAATTTGTACACTCCGGACTGATCTGCTGTGTTTTAAAAGTCGGTGTACGTTTGGTTTGAGCTTCCCGAATGCACCCCTTAATGTGAAAGGGGAGTTTGGAAGACATAACACATTTATGTGCAGTAGGATAAAGTTATTTGTTTCCCAGATTTTGTTGGATCGAATAGGATAACTAGGGCCATTATACCtcatgtttgtttgttttttttcggggtaaaaaaaattatgtttataatatgtATGGAATCAATCGAAACTGAAAAATTAGAAGTGCAGCAAGATCTATATAGAATGTAATATATATTTCTAGCTAGGATTCCATGAGAGTATTATTTGCGTAACTTTCGGATAAAGAAATCGAGATAATACCAGCTGTCTTATTTACGTCACTCTTCATTCGTGCATATTATTTGGATCGAGAATCCGATGACTATCATCCATGCTTTGCCGTCTGTTGTATGACATTCTCCTTGTAGTTATACTGCTATTAAGTTTCATCAATTTGGCATCAAGTGGTCGCATGTAATGGTGTTTTATGAACCAGATACGAAAGTTCATCAACATTGTATTTACGGAATTTAGATTTTAATCTTTTATCCTTTTTTGGTTGTTTGGTCATTGGAAAAAAGCATATATGGACTCAGTTTTTAGCTATATGATTATATTAGCCATGTTTATGTGTTATGATGTATATATGCACTTAAACCATTCAAGTCCCAATTTTATTATTTGTCAGATAACTAAGCCTAACTTGATTTGGGGTGTCTGCAGAGGATCCCCGATAACTTTGTTAAGAAATTCGGGGACGAACTTTCTGTTGCTGCTGCTCTCACTGTTCCTGATGGTCATGTTTGGCGTGTAGGAATAAGGAAAGCCGACAACAAGGTTTGGTTTCACGAGGGTTGGCAGGAATTTGTAGAGCGGTACCATATCCGTGTTGGCTACTTACTGGTTTTCAGATATGAAGGGAATTCTTGTTTCAGTGTTAGTATATTTAGTTTGTATAACTCGGAAATCAACTATCAGACTAATGCTTTCGTCGGTACACAATACTATCATAGAAAACCGTATCCATTTGAAGAACTTGAAGATGACGAATGCATCTCTCCGGCACTGCAGAATTTGTTTTCTGCGTCTAAAGTTAATAACTGCATGAACTGGAGTGGTGAAATCAATTTTCGTGCGTTAAAGGGCATGAATAGCCAATCTTTTCGAGGTGCAGTGCTACCAAAACCAAACAAGCCTGGGAGGAAAAAGCAGAAGTTTGATCACGGTAAATTCTcgaaactgtttttttttttttgcagtgcATAAGGAATCGGAATTTCTCATTATTGTTTGAACGAAATGTAGCTGAACCAGATTCATCTGTTGGACAAGAATATGATGTGTATACAAACTTTAGATTATATGAAAGTGCTTCAGCCAGAAAGAGATCTGTGACAACGGAAGAAAGAGAGAGAGCAATTAACGCAGCCAAATCATTTGAGCCGATGAACCCTTTCTGCAGAGTTGTCTTACGACCATCATATCTATACCGGGGATGTATTATGGTGAGTATTGACCATACATGTCTTTTCCGATTAACCCTATAGCATACCTCACTGTACTTTTCGATGTGTCGTTGCAGTACTTACCATCATGCTTTGCTGAGAAGTATCTAAGTGGGGTTTCGGGATTTATTAAACTTCAGCTTCCAGATGGGAGACAATGGCCCATTCGATGTCGTTATAGAGGTGGCAAAGCCAAGTTTAGTCAGGGATGGTACGAGTTTACGTTGGAGAATAATTTGGGTGAAGGAGATGTCTGTATCTTCGAGCTGCTCAGATCAAGGGAATTCGTGCTTAAAGTTACCGTATTTCGTGTAAGGGAAAGCGCACCAGTCTCAATGAAATGCCGCCCTGAGTTAAACCAGCTAACATATAGTGAACATATCCTTCCAGATGATGTGAAACCGATCCGGGTCAATAAGAGCATGCCATTTTGATGTCCATAAAAAGCTTTTAATGGGGGGAAGACTTTTAGTTGCGTAGAAGAGTAAATACAAAATTTTTCTCTTGTGGGGTTTGATTAGGACTGTAAATAGAGCAATGaaggtgatgatgatgatgatgacgacGTTGAACTTTGAGGGAAGGAAAATGGGGTGTTGGGCTTTGATTTTTGTGGTCTGTTTTTGATTGGCTTTAAATTTTCATTCACTGCTTTTGGCTTGAATTCCTCATGTTGTAGTTTTTATGCTACTTTTTAAGTTGGGTAAATTATACTCGGGCTTATTAAACTATtagtaatattatattttagtcatttaattttaaaaagttataaaatagttattgaactattcgaattatatttaagttaataatttatttgaaagtCTTTAGCAAGTTTTGGGTGACAATTTGATGAGTCTAATTGGTATTGTAGATCAATACTTATAAATGAGTAGAAGAATATAGTTTAGATTTAAGTTGATCTAATGGTCAATATTGAAGATTGGAGAAAAATCTTGTTCGGATTTTGATTCTTAAATTTGTAAGgttcaaagttgtttcatgaaaaaaaaaattgaattgtatgaGAAAATGAGAAATAGAGTTTTTGATTGGTGTAAGTGGTGGAAATAGAAAAGATCATATAACAATGATTTTAACAATCCAAATgacaaatgaaaatttttaaatagttcagtgatcattttgtaacaatgagtgtaatttacccttttaaGTTAACAATTTAAAAAGGGTTAATATAACTTTTAGTCCTTACATTTGGTAATTAAGTCTATTTTGGTTATTCAACTAAGTAAATATATTGTTACCAAATTGATGGATTAAAAAAATTTATAGGTACAAAAGTGtacctaattatcaaattaaaagttatattaaccCCTCTGAAAGCATGTAGAACTTTC contains these protein-coding regions:
- the LOC108464323 gene encoding uncharacterized protein LOC108464323 isoform X4, with the translated sequence MRAVILDAIGEISGRVKGINLIDLLTRDIVDLIGDHLDLFRRNQAAIGVDVMVTLSSEERDERLKHHLLVSEELHPALISPESEYKVIQKLVGGILAIVLRPREAQCPLVRTIAREIVTCLVLQPLLKLASPGYINEVIEHVLLAIKDDTNKMVVGSDQPSVGVHGDDSTSYKKSSTNSQGADLTLARIDDRKETYSDCNRYEEESVQPRPADWARILEAATQRRTQVLAPENLENMWTKGRNYKKKSKHEKAGFQESITKDSVTKSAVLTGNSGSEISTSKFGTSTGREEKNVMQLMPVLSNDTQLCDDNTTSKKLGSEFNKSSSFEGDHIVEKHTDASKQAADGNKNRLRRSSSTSDLKVKPDIKKALTGDIGRPITSEFYSHDVGRHSEEYSGKIASNMVLHNEEPHTPKLRCRVIGAYFEKLKSKPFAVYSIAVTDAENRTWFVKRRYSNFERLHRHLKEIPNYTLHLPPKTIFSSSTEDALVHQRCIQLDKYLQDLLSKANVAEQHQVWDFLSVSSKNYSFGKSSSVMRTLAVNVDDAVDDIVRQFRGVSDGLMRKVVGSSSLPIEASSSADRTLSWNADEMAKDISRQSNLETVNSASDNDERYKDGSHGQDDRSGPQGHGSHSEDELNSKSLPPKVIEQGGEPDNFVPEKQDLGVKPEFLGQGGFPEVKFSSTSSPWEDPVGMPPEWTPPNVSVPLLNLVDKVFQLKRRGWLRRQVFWISKQILQLVMEDAIDDWLLRQIYWLRREDTVALGIRWVQDVLWPGGTFFTKLANIQSKLGDTQQPNQQLSGTSSEFSGSNVSKPRSFEQQLEATRRASDIKKMLFDGAPTTLVSLIGHKQYRRCARDIYYFTQSTICVKQLAFAILELLLISIFPEMRELVKDLHGKKQIKVTQDFRFG
- the LOC108464323 gene encoding uncharacterized protein LOC108464323 isoform X3; protein product: MKPMETIQDLIDEAKVRTVWWVIAIFAVTYFLSHRETPELMRAVILDAIGEISGRVKGINLIDLLTRDIVDLIGDHLDLFRRNQAAIGVDVMVTLSSEERDERLKHHLLVSEELHPALISPESEYKVIQKLVGGILAIVLRPREAQCPLVRTIAREIVTCLVLQPLLKLASPGYINEVIEHVLLAIKDDTNKMVVGSDQPSVGVHGDDSTSYKKSSTNSQGADLTLARIDDRKETYSDCNRYEEESVQPRPADWARILEAATQRRTQVLAPENLENMWTKGRNYKKKSKHEKAGFQESITKDSVTKSAVLTGNSGSEISTSKFGTSTGREEKNVMQLMPVLSNDTQLCDDNTTSKKLGSEFNKSSSFEGDHIVEKHTDASKQAADGNKNRLRRSSSTSDLKVKPDIKKALTGDIGRPITSEFYSHDVGRHSEEYSGKIASNMVLHNEEPHTPKLRCRVIGAYFEKLKSKPFAVYSIAVTDAENRTWFVKRRYSNFERLHRHLKEIPNYTLHLPPKTIFSSSTEDALVHQRCIQLDKYLQDLLSKANVAEQHQVWDFLSVSSKNYSFGKSSSVMRTLAVNVDDAVDDIVRQFRGVSDGLMRKVVGSSSLPIEASSSADRTLSWNADEMAKDISRQSNLETVNSASDNDERYKDGSHGQDDRSGPQGHGSHSEDELNSKSLPPKVIEQGGEPDNFVPEKQDLGVKPEFLGQGGFPEVKFSSTSSPWEDPVGMPPEWTPPNVSVPLLNLVDKVFQLKRRGWLRRQVFWISKQILQLVMEDAIDDWLLRQIYWLRREDTVALGIRWVQDVLWPGGTFFTKLANIQSKLGDTQQPNQQLSGTSSEFSGSNVSKPRSFEQQLEATRRASDIKKMLFDGAPTTLVSLIGHKQYRRCARDIYYFTQSTICVKQLAFAILELLLISIFPEMRELVKDLHGKKQIKVTQDFRFG
- the LOC108464323 gene encoding uncharacterized protein LOC108464323 isoform X1, which gives rise to MKPMETIQDLIDEAKVRTVWWVIAIFAVTYFLSHTSTSMWMNLPVAVLILSALRILTNEVEFKWKIKSVRPQTYLSHLEKKQLSVNDYRLSSTPPPPKWKRKIDSPMVESAINEFIGKILKDFVTDLWYSVITPDRETPELMRAVILDAIGEISGRVKGINLIDLLTRDIVDLIGDHLDLFRRNQAAIGVDVMVTLSSEERDERLKHHLLVSEELHPALISPESEYKVIQKLVGGILAIVLRPREAQCPLVRTIAREIVTCLVLQPLLKLASPGYINEVIEHVLLAIKDDTNKMVVGSDQPSVGVHGDDSTSYKKSSTNSQGADLTLARIDDRKETYSDCNRYEEESVQPRPADWARILEAATQRRTQVLAPENLENMWTKGRNYKKKSKHEKAGFQESITKDSVTKSAVLTGNSGSEISTSKFGTSTGREEKNVMQLMPVLSNDTQLCDDNTTSKKLGSEFNKSSSFEGDHIVEKHTDASKQAADGNKNRLRRSSSTSDLKVKPDIKKALTGDIGRPITSEFYSHDVGRHSEEYSGKIASNMVLHNEEPHTPKLRCRVIGAYFEKLKSKPFAVYSIAVTDAENRTWFVKRRYSNFERLHRHLKEIPNYTLHLPPKTIFSSSTEDALVHQRCIQLDKYLQDLLSKANVAEQHQVWDFLSVSSKNYSFGKSSSVMRTLAVNVDDAVDDIVRQFRGVSDGLMRKVVGSSSLPIEASSSADRTLSWNADEMAKDISRQSNLETVNSASDNDERYKDGSHGQDDRSGPQGHGSHSEDELNSKSLPPKVIEQGGEPDNFVPEKQDLGVKPEFLGQGGFPEVKFSSTSSPWEDPVGMPPEWTPPNVSVPLLNLVDKVFQLKRRGWLRRQVFWISKQILQLVMEDAIDDWLLRQIYWLRREDTVALGIRWVQDVLWPGGTFFTKLANIQSKLGDTQQPNQQLSGTSSEFSGSNVSKPRSFEQQLEATRRASDIKKMLFDGAPTTLVSLIGHKQYRRCARDIYYFTQSTICVKQLAFAILELLLISIFPEMRELVKDLHGKKQIKVTQDFRFG
- the LOC108464323 gene encoding uncharacterized protein LOC108464323 isoform X2 — translated: MKPMETIQDLIDEAKVRTVWWVIAIFAVTYFLSHTSTSMWMNLPVAVLILSALRILTNEVEFKWKIKSVRPQTYLSHLEKKQLSVNDYRLSSTPPPPKWKRKIDSPMVESAINEFIGKILKDFVTDLWYSVITPDRETPELMRAVILDAIGEISGRVKGINLIDLLTRDIVDLIGDHLDLFRRNQAAIGVDVMVTLSSEERDERLKHHLLVSEELHPALISPESEYKVIQKLVGGILAIVLRPREAQCPLVRTIAREIVTCLVLQPLLKLASPGYINEVIEHVLLAIKDDTNKMVVGSDQPSVGVHGDDSTSYKKSSTNSQGADLTLARIDDRKETYSDCNRYEEESVQPRPADWARILEAATQRRTQVLAPENLENMWTKGRNYKKKSKHEKAGFQESITKDSVTKSAVLTGNSGSEISTSKFGTSTGREEKNVMQLMPVLSNDTQLCDDNTTSKKLGSEFNKSSSFEGDHIVEKHTDASKQAADGNKNRLRRSSSTSDLKVKPDIKKALTGDIGRPITSEFYSHDVGRHSEEYSGKIASNMVLHNEEPHTPKLRCRVIGAYFEKLKSKPFAVYSIAVTDAENRTWFVKRRYSNFERLHRHLKEIPNYTLHLPPKTIFSSSTEDALVHQRCIQLDKYLQDLLSKANVAEQHQVWDFLSVSSKNYSFGKSSSVMRTLAVNVDDAVDDIVRQFRGVSDGLMRKVVGSSSLPIEASSSADRTLSWNADEMAKDISRQSNLETVNSASDNDERYKDGSHGQDDRSGPQGHGSHSEDELNSKSLPPKVIEQGGEPDNFVPEKQDLGVKPEFLGQGGFPEVKFSSTSSPWEDPVGMPPEWTPPNVSVPLLNLVDKVFQLKRRGWLRRQVFWISKQILQLVMEDAIDDWLLRQIYWLRREDTVALGIRWVQDVLWPGGTFFTKLANIQSKLGDTQQPNQQLSGTSSEFSGSNVSKPRSFEQQLEATRRASDIKKMLFGYL